One genomic window of Quercus robur chromosome 6, dhQueRobu3.1, whole genome shotgun sequence includes the following:
- the LOC126690492 gene encoding UPF0548 protein At2g17695-like isoform X3, translating into MVFLCWARPSPQEQKACINKSGAFNYDAKFRGATAKPLSCLQEDKELSKDGFLLNHARVLVGSGLETFEKGKSALQTWRHFGLDWAFVDSKTPIQNGVKFCVCLKEFLPWMMMPLQVVYVNDKRKANKAMVSFGFGSGTLQGHLLAGEERFSIELDENNQVWHEILSFSKPAHFLSFIGYPYVLLRQKYFAHQSTHAVLKHMTASQS; encoded by the exons ATGGTTTTCTTGTGCTGGGCTCGTCCATCTCCTCAAGAACAGAAGGCCTGCATCAACAA GTCAGGTGCATTCAACTATGACGCTAAATTCAGAGGAGCTACTGCTAAGCCCCTGTCCTGCCTCCAAGAAGACAAAGAGCTCTCAAAAGATGGTTTCTTACTGAACCATGCGCGTGTGTTAGTTGGATCCGGTCTTGAGACTTTTGAAAAGGGTAAAAGCGCTCTACAAACTTGGAG GCAttttggattggattgggcATTTGTTGATTCTAAAACTCCAATTCAGAATGGAGTCAAGTTCTGTGTTTGTCTCAAGGAGTTTCTCCCATGGATGATGATGCCACTTCAGGTTGTGTATGTAAATGACAAGAGAAAGGCTAACAAGGCCATGGtgtcatttggttttggaaGCGGTACCCTTCAAGGTCACCTACTG GCTGGGGAAGAACGTTTTTCCATTGAGTTAGATGAGAACAACC aagtgtggcaTGAAATACTTTCCTTCTCAAAACCTGCCCACTTTTTGTCATTTATTGGGTATCCATATGTACTGCTAAGGCAAAAGTATTTTGCTCATCAATCTACCCATGCAGTTCTGAAACATATGACTGCTTCACAATCCTAA
- the LOC126690491 gene encoding putative F-box protein At1g65770 → MAILYPFTRTFYRLKLPDDVNPNPSTCSSKSWLVKVEDFGFGFGLKYLLNPLTNLHFGFTFPRINLLDYQIVEVSKGYEIQSLSEMPIVGVNKLVLFPDYVCNNSFYDTVIYALYHEGKLGYKKYRGRNWTLVDDLCRYDDIIAYKGKPYVVDKWGIVSWIDSSMKLIEFSPPIPDFGNQKHLVESRGELYVVDRFFDTERRLHHLPKTFTFDVYKLDQECGRWVTVENLGDRVFILGKDSSFSVSASEFSGWKGNCIYLTYEDDKGVFDLETGEIVDFQDWSHPFRLPPSWLNSNPRLNVGLR, encoded by the exons ATGGCGATCCTCTATCCCTTCACCAG AACCTTCTATCGTCTCAAGCTACCAGATGATGTTAATCCAAACCCTTCAACATGTTCATCAAAGAGCTGGTTGGTCAAGGTGGAagattttggatttggatttggtttgaAATATCTTTTAAATCCACTTACAAATCTCCATTTCGGGTTTACTTTTCCAAGGATTAACTTATTGGATTATCAAATTGTCGAGGTAAGCAAAGGATATGAAATTCAATCTTTAAGTGAGATGCCTATTGTTGGTGTGAATAAACTAGTGTTGTTTCCTGACTATGTATGTAATAATTCTTTTTATGACACTGTGATTTACGCTTTATATCATGAAGGAAAGTTGGGGTATAAGAAATATAGAGGTAGAAATTGGACCCTTGTAGATGATCTCTGTCGCTATGATGACATTATTGCATACAAGGGAAAACCCTATGTTGTTGATAAGTGGGGAATAGTTTCATGGATTGATTCATCAATGAAGCTGATAGAATTTTCGCCTCCAATTCCGGATTTTGGAAACCAGAAGCATTTGGTGGAGTCACGTGGAGAGCTCTACGTTGTTGATAGGTTCTTTGATACAGAGAGGAGGCTTCACCATCTCCCTAAGACATTTACTTTCGATGTTTATAAGCTGGACCAAGAGTGCGGTCGTTGGGTTACGGTCGAGAATTTGGGTGATCgagtttttattttgggtaaagACAGTTCCTTCTCTGTTTCAGCTTCAGAATTCTCTGGATGGAAAGGGAATTGCATTTACTTAACTTATGAAGATGACAAAGGTGTCTTTGATCTGGAGACTGGTGAGATTGTAGATTTCCAAGACTGGAGTCATCCATTTCGGCTTCCCCCATCTTGGCTCAACTCAAATCCTCGTCTAAATGTTGGGTTAAGGTAA